A single Anopheles maculipalpis chromosome 3RL, idAnoMacuDA_375_x, whole genome shotgun sequence DNA region contains:
- the LOC126561083 gene encoding ARL14 effector protein produces MDGFILNISDSSDENDTPERSNFSGTAEAKNTSISMNSRTASSKVNKKSSDPGENSLATDENSKDNESNESDLNGTKKGRAKRNQRNRLFDENSKFLADFDPGKSQREKRKLERNIRAATKPIGLYNEKGVLRSNGVDLCDCLDRKCPGCFLACSDCGSGKCGNVCRKYRKWMYERLEVDAKDAPRQNPFKN; encoded by the coding sequence ATGGACGGTTTCATTCTAAACATATCGGACTCGTCAGACGAAAACGACACTCCAGAGCGGTCCAACTTTTCCGGAACGGCGGAAGCGAAAAACACCAGCATCTCAATGAACTCTCGGACAGCAAGTAGcaaagtgaataaaaaaagtagtGATCCTGGAGAGAACAGTCTAGCTACCGATGAAAATAGTAAAGATAATGAAAGCAACGAGAGTGACCTGAACGGGACGAAGAAAGGACGTGCGAAACGCAACCAACGGAACAGGTTGTTCGACGAGAACTCCAAATTTCTGGCCGATTTTGATCCGGGCAAGTCACAGAGGGAAAAGCGCAAGCTGGAGCGCAACATACGTGCAGCAACGAAGCCAATCGGTCTGTACAATGAGAAGGGTGTGCTGCGCAGCAATGGGGTGGATTTGTGCGATTGCCTAGACCGCAAGTGTCCAGGTTGCTTTTTGGCTTGCTCAGACTGTGGCAGTGGCAAGTGTGGCAATGTGTGCCGGAAGTATCGCAAGTGGATGTACGAGCGACTGGAGGTGGACGCAAAAGATGCGCCGAGGCAAAATCCGTTCAAAAACTAA